Proteins encoded within one genomic window of Sulfurovum sp. XGS-02:
- the gltB gene encoding glutamate synthase large subunit: MQDLFTSFKDNCGFGLLASIDNTPSHKNLEDAITSLSRMMHRGAVAADGKTGDGAGLLLSMPKSFFAKEATANGVHLPENYAVAMVFSNNPADFDVINKICDNNDLKIIYTRTVPVDTNALGKQALASLPTIKQVFVAPNSPVAINRFEALVYLSRKEIEAALIEDKTFYIPSFSTSVISYKGLVMPTHIKEFYKDLADEDFEISFCLFHQRFSTNTLPQWKLAQPFRMIAHNGEINSVTANRFNVKAKMAAAKSVIYTDEEMDRLRNVIQDDMSDSASLDNFMEFLRVNGVDFFKAARSLIPAPWHNDPQMDTELRAFYEYASATFEAWDGPAAVSMTDGRYIGCVLDRNGLRPSKYIRTKDNRLLISSEYGVLKLPDEEIVERGRLQSGEMMGIDLKHGKVLTNSDINDYLKAGNAYDKWLTANLSYLQEHVPNTDVSTSEVNYGDMTAKQRYFNFTSEVIREVIRPMINEGKETTGAMGDDTPLAAFSTEQRNFTDFFKQKFAQVTNPPIDPIREKTVMSLNTGFGESHNVLSDSPEHAKRLKTVLPLMSAEKFSLLQEFGTKGNEKYDPSYKAEKYDTTYKGDLKESLYALTERIIEDVRRNDVRTIILDDRNLNAENKVIPMLMVVGRLNQELLKANIRHLTSIVAVTGEVFDPHSAACLLSFGAAAIFPYLLYYTVEELEAGNEAIKPLLKQFRRSMGAGLMKIMSKMGISTLASYRNSRLFDVIGLSTEIVDDCFSGATGLLPGLGYEDIDVRLNSNHERAFTDAFEGKKNSLYKGGFYKYKKGEEFHDFSRPTISAMQKASESGKAEDYAEVKKLVNERDKKFIRDFYELKSDREPISIDEVEPLSEIFKRFSTAAMSMGSISQEAHETLAVAMNRIGAKSNSGEGGESPLRYGTEKNSSIKQVASGRFGVTPEYLRSATELQIKVAQGAKPGEGGQLPGSKVSPLIAELRFTKPGVTLISPPPHHDIYSIEDLAQLIFDLKQVNPHARVAVKLVSTAGVGTIAAGVAKSYADKIIISGADGGTGAAPIGSIRFAGNSWELGLIEAHNALKANHLRGQVTVETDGGLKTGLDIVKAAIMGAEEYAFGTGALVLVGCIMLRVCHLNTCGVGVATQDEHLRKRFTGNVEKVVNYFTLVATEVREILAQLGYRSLEEIIGQNKLLKVIDDEFAKKFNFDELLYDIEGNNTCQVPFNEPYDQNEYEKEILEEVMETIKDPRQKIVLNKEISNLNRSFATRISGEIAALHGNAGLPDGTITLNVKGTTGQSLGAFLAQGININVHGAGNDYIGKGMSGGQIVITSDNAGHEFALGGNTCLYGATGGTLYIHGKVGERFGVRNSGATTVVEGTGDHPCEYMTGGVAVILGETGVNFGAGMTGGKAFVYDMEGHFYEKVNPELVEPLRIDTDEWDSEMFELKALLKDYVAKTGSKRAAYILNNFRSEIRKFWMVAPRGIKPTIVTGAKGE, translated from the coding sequence ATGCAAGATTTATTTACTTCATTTAAGGACAACTGTGGGTTTGGGCTCTTAGCCTCTATCGATAACACACCTTCACACAAAAATTTGGAAGATGCCATTACATCTCTTTCACGTATGATGCATAGAGGAGCGGTAGCTGCTGATGGTAAAACAGGAGATGGTGCAGGTTTGCTTCTCTCTATGCCAAAGTCATTCTTTGCTAAAGAAGCGACAGCCAATGGTGTACACCTACCGGAGAATTATGCTGTTGCGATGGTATTCTCAAACAATCCAGCTGATTTTGATGTCATCAACAAGATCTGTGACAACAATGACCTTAAGATCATCTACACACGTACCGTACCAGTAGATACCAATGCACTCGGTAAACAGGCACTTGCTTCACTTCCAACCATAAAGCAAGTATTTGTTGCACCTAATTCACCTGTGGCGATCAACCGTTTTGAAGCACTTGTATATCTCTCTCGTAAAGAGATCGAAGCAGCATTGATAGAAGATAAGACGTTCTATATCCCTTCATTCTCAACCTCTGTGATCTCTTATAAAGGGCTTGTCATGCCTACCCATATCAAAGAGTTCTACAAAGACCTTGCCGATGAGGATTTTGAGATCTCTTTCTGTCTTTTCCATCAACGTTTCTCAACTAACACATTGCCACAGTGGAAACTTGCACAGCCGTTCAGAATGATCGCCCACAATGGTGAGATCAACTCTGTGACTGCGAACAGATTTAATGTAAAAGCGAAAATGGCAGCAGCGAAATCGGTGATATATACGGATGAAGAGATGGATAGACTGAGAAATGTCATTCAAGATGATATGTCAGATTCAGCGAGTCTGGATAACTTTATGGAGTTCCTACGTGTGAATGGCGTAGATTTCTTTAAAGCGGCACGTTCATTGATACCTGCACCTTGGCATAACGATCCACAGATGGATACGGAACTTAGAGCATTCTACGAGTATGCAAGTGCAACATTTGAAGCCTGGGATGGTCCAGCGGCAGTCAGTATGACAGATGGCCGTTATATCGGTTGTGTCCTTGACAGAAATGGATTGAGACCTTCAAAATATATCAGAACAAAAGACAACAGGCTGCTTATCTCTTCAGAATATGGTGTGCTTAAGTTACCTGATGAAGAGATCGTTGAGCGTGGAAGACTTCAGTCTGGTGAGATGATGGGAATTGACCTGAAGCATGGAAAGGTACTTACAAACAGTGATATCAATGATTATCTCAAAGCAGGGAATGCATATGATAAGTGGTTGACTGCAAATCTCTCTTATCTGCAAGAACATGTGCCAAATACAGATGTAAGTACTTCTGAAGTGAATTATGGCGATATGACTGCTAAACAGCGTTACTTTAACTTTACTTCTGAAGTGATCAGAGAAGTGATCAGACCGATGATCAACGAAGGTAAAGAAACAACAGGTGCCATGGGTGATGATACACCGCTTGCGGCGTTCTCAACAGAACAGCGTAACTTCACTGATTTCTTCAAACAGAAGTTCGCTCAGGTCACCAACCCACCGATCGACCCGATCCGTGAAAAGACGGTGATGAGTCTTAACACAGGTTTTGGTGAGAGTCACAATGTTTTAAGTGACAGTCCGGAGCATGCAAAGCGTCTTAAAACAGTACTTCCACTCATGTCTGCAGAGAAGTTCTCTCTTCTTCAGGAGTTTGGTACCAAAGGGAATGAGAAGTATGACCCGAGCTATAAAGCTGAGAAATATGATACAACCTATAAAGGTGATCTAAAAGAGAGCCTCTATGCACTGACTGAACGCATCATTGAAGATGTAAGAAGAAATGACGTTAGAACCATTATCCTGGACGATAGAAATCTCAATGCAGAGAATAAAGTGATCCCAATGCTTATGGTTGTAGGACGTCTTAATCAAGAGCTTCTCAAAGCAAATATCAGACATTTGACCAGTATTGTGGCAGTGACCGGTGAAGTATTTGATCCGCACTCTGCAGCCTGTCTTCTTAGTTTTGGTGCTGCGGCGATCTTCCCTTACTTACTCTACTATACAGTGGAAGAGTTGGAAGCGGGTAATGAAGCGATCAAACCTCTTTTAAAGCAATTTAGAAGATCTATGGGTGCAGGACTGATGAAGATCATGTCCAAAATGGGTATCTCTACACTTGCATCCTATCGAAACTCAAGACTCTTTGATGTGATCGGTCTAAGTACAGAGATCGTTGATGATTGTTTCTCTGGTGCAACAGGTCTGCTCCCAGGTCTAGGGTATGAAGATATCGATGTCCGTCTTAATTCAAACCATGAACGTGCCTTTACGGATGCATTTGAAGGTAAGAAGAATTCACTCTACAAAGGTGGTTTCTATAAATATAAAAAAGGTGAAGAGTTCCATGACTTCTCTCGTCCAACGATTTCTGCTATGCAAAAAGCTTCAGAGAGCGGAAAAGCTGAAGATTATGCAGAGGTCAAGAAGCTTGTTAATGAACGTGACAAAAAGTTTATACGTGACTTCTATGAGCTTAAAAGTGATAGAGAACCGATTAGTATTGACGAAGTTGAGCCACTCAGTGAGATTTTTAAACGTTTCTCAACAGCAGCGATGTCTATGGGGTCTATCTCCCAGGAGGCACATGAGACACTTGCAGTAGCAATGAACAGAATCGGTGCAAAGTCAAACTCAGGTGAGGGTGGAGAGTCTCCATTGCGTTACGGTACAGAGAAAAACTCAAGTATCAAGCAGGTGGCTTCAGGACGTTTCGGTGTAACACCAGAGTACTTAAGATCTGCGACAGAACTTCAGATCAAAGTGGCACAAGGGGCAAAACCGGGTGAAGGTGGACAGCTTCCAGGAAGTAAAGTCTCTCCGTTGATCGCAGAACTGAGATTTACGAAACCGGGAGTCACATTGATCTCACCACCACCGCACCATGATATTTACTCTATCGAGGATCTGGCACAGCTTATCTTCGACTTGAAGCAGGTGAACCCGCATGCAAGAGTTGCAGTGAAACTTGTATCAACTGCAGGTGTAGGTACGATCGCTGCAGGTGTAGCGAAATCATATGCAGATAAGATCATTATCTCCGGAGCGGATGGTGGTACAGGTGCTGCACCGATCGGTTCTATAAGATTTGCAGGTAACTCTTGGGAGTTAGGTCTTATTGAAGCACATAATGCATTGAAAGCAAACCACTTAAGAGGTCAAGTCACTGTTGAGACCGACGGTGGACTTAAAACAGGTCTTGATATTGTTAAAGCAGCTATTATGGGTGCAGAAGAGTATGCATTTGGTACAGGTGCACTGGTACTTGTCGGTTGTATCATGCTGCGTGTATGTCACTTGAATACCTGTGGTGTAGGTGTTGCGACACAAGATGAACACTTGAGAAAAAGATTCACAGGAAATGTGGAAAAAGTGGTCAATTACTTTACATTGGTAGCAACGGAAGTAAGAGAGATCCTCGCCCAACTTGGGTACAGATCACTCGAAGAGATCATTGGACAGAATAAGTTGCTTAAAGTGATAGATGATGAGTTCGCAAAGAAGTTTAACTTTGATGAATTGCTTTATGATATCGAAGGTAATAACACATGTCAGGTGCCGTTCAATGAACCGTATGATCAAAATGAGTATGAGAAAGAGATCTTAGAAGAAGTGATGGAAACGATCAAAGATCCGAGACAAAAGATCGTACTGAACAAAGAGATCTCAAACCTCAATAGAAGTTTTGCAACCCGTATTTCAGGAGAAATTGCTGCACTTCACGGAAATGCAGGTTTACCGGATGGTACGATCACACTGAATGTAAAAGGTACGACAGGACAGTCTCTTGGTGCATTCCTGGCACAAGGTATCAACATCAATGTACATGGTGCTGGAAATGACTATATCGGTAAAGGTATGAGCGGTGGTCAGATCGTGATCACTTCTGACAATGCAGGGCATGAGTTTGCACTTGGTGGAAACACCTGTCTGTATGGTGCAACAGGTGGAACACTCTATATTCACGGTAAAGTAGGTGAGCGTTTTGGTGTACGTAACTCTGGTGCAACAACGGTGGTTGAAGGTACGGGTGACCATCCATGTGAATATATGACCGGTGGGGTTGCTGTGATCCTCGGTGAGACAGGTGTGAACTTTGGTGCAGGTATGACAGGTGGTAAGGCATTTGTCTATGACATGGAAGGTCATTTTTACGAAAAGGTAAATCCTGAGCTTGTTGAACCACTGCGTATCGATACGGATGAATGGGATTCAGAGATGTTTGAACTCAAAGCACTTCTGAAAGACTATGTCGCAAAGACAGGAAGTAAAAGAGCAGCCTATATCCTCAATAACTTCAGAAGTGAAATACGTAAGTTCTGGATGGTAGCGCCACGTGGTATTAAACCTACCATTGTTACGGGTGCAAAAGGCGAATAA
- the recO gene encoding recombination protein RecO, whose protein sequence is MTIKGFILSVRKAKNEDTIALVLSPTEVRTYYRFFGARHSILQLGNLIDFEVEGEGGSFLPRLRSLSHMGFPWLFDKNRLLLWHNFIKRFEPHLKDAEEIDSFYFDLLLSAAKKWDKQNPKRIVCESYITLLEYEGRLHHDEHCYICENRIEEEIALMQSFIPVHPACIYTPALPTKKVLDFFKSKKTVFLEDHEVDYLFEIVMKGL, encoded by the coding sequence ATCACCATCAAAGGTTTTATACTTTCTGTCAGAAAAGCCAAAAATGAAGACACGATAGCACTTGTACTGAGTCCTACAGAAGTAAGAACCTATTACCGTTTTTTTGGTGCAAGACACTCCATTTTACAGCTTGGTAACCTGATAGATTTTGAAGTAGAAGGGGAAGGTGGAAGCTTTCTTCCCAGACTGCGTTCTCTCTCTCATATGGGGTTTCCCTGGCTCTTTGACAAAAACAGACTTCTGCTCTGGCATAACTTCATCAAACGCTTTGAACCGCATCTCAAAGATGCCGAAGAGATAGACTCTTTTTACTTTGACCTGCTTCTTTCTGCAGCCAAAAAGTGGGACAAACAAAACCCAAAACGCATCGTCTGTGAGTCTTACATCACGCTGCTCGAATATGAAGGAAGACTGCATCATGATGAGCACTGCTATATATGTGAAAACCGTATAGAAGAAGAGATCGCCCTCATGCAGTCGTTCATCCCAGTGCACCCGGCATGTATCTACACACCCGCCCTTCCTACCAAAAAAGTACTTGATTTTTTTAAGAGTAAAAAGACTGTCTTCTTGGAAGATCATGAAGTGGATTATCTTTTTGAGATTGTAATGAAGGGCCTTTGA
- a CDS encoding mechanosensitive ion channel family protein encodes MKSFLLLFSLSLSLWSAEIDTKLYDGNNTKSYLEEIEKRIESEQKSDQNITKEDTERIATERMILGKLANMLSFTLKVDPMPDALLPDDKNISSENYESYLNALTATYAKIDTLKKEQSAMQSKRHYLRQSINDITVEDKKNLLLYQLQYAFYKLKGDNQERTIKAYETLITQGEERFKQKLNQVTFDIPALEKKLTRINTKFSPVEQEAVALKLAKERELIVRETISDTLSKKFLSNDMDMMSLITTKIDQTLILSLAYLQKKETEKALDLFNADTEELQRLTPDLRDYYTNKRTILKTVFKEVAGNVALALSNVEQSAESIYDFTYSKLTEALFVFNEKGISILDILKVVLIIVLGFMIAAFYKRKIVNLATQREKISLSSAKAISNAGYYILVFITLLVALKSIGLDLSNLGLVAGALSIGIGFGLQTLVSNFAAGIILMFERTIRLGDYIEISDTIRGTVSDMRMRSTTVTTNDNIDVVIPNSSFIQNNVINWTLENDIRRIHIPFSVAYGTSNDKVEKVILEELRNSSINYVKKNAKYPTLIWMTAMGSSSVDYELVVWVRGQSTLKPAGTKSDFLKFIYATLNKHHIEIPFPQLDLHVKKNASKQEQSELKNDETE; translated from the coding sequence ATGAAATCATTCTTACTCCTGTTCTCTTTATCTCTCTCTTTGTGGTCGGCTGAAATAGATACAAAACTCTATGACGGAAACAATACTAAAAGCTATCTTGAAGAGATTGAAAAACGTATTGAGAGCGAACAAAAATCAGATCAGAACATCACTAAAGAAGATACAGAACGTATCGCTACAGAGCGAATGATCTTAGGAAAACTTGCAAATATGCTCTCTTTTACCTTGAAGGTGGATCCTATGCCTGATGCACTTCTTCCTGATGATAAAAACATAAGCAGTGAAAACTATGAGTCCTATCTCAATGCACTGACAGCTACGTACGCAAAGATCGATACGTTAAAAAAAGAACAGTCTGCTATGCAATCCAAGCGGCATTACTTGAGACAAAGTATCAATGATATTACCGTTGAAGATAAAAAGAACCTGCTGCTTTACCAATTGCAGTACGCATTTTATAAACTGAAAGGGGACAACCAGGAACGAACGATAAAAGCCTATGAGACTTTAATCACCCAGGGAGAAGAGCGCTTCAAACAGAAACTAAACCAGGTCACATTTGATATTCCTGCACTCGAAAAGAAACTGACACGGATCAATACAAAATTTTCTCCTGTGGAACAAGAAGCCGTTGCACTCAAACTGGCAAAAGAGCGTGAACTAATCGTCCGTGAAACAATTTCAGATACATTAAGTAAAAAATTTCTTTCCAACGATATGGATATGATGAGTCTCATCACCACAAAGATCGATCAAACCCTCATACTCTCTCTGGCTTATTTACAAAAAAAAGAGACCGAAAAAGCCCTCGACCTTTTCAATGCCGATACAGAAGAGTTACAGAGACTCACGCCGGATCTCAGGGATTACTATACAAACAAGCGTACTATTCTCAAGACAGTGTTCAAAGAGGTGGCAGGTAATGTAGCACTGGCCCTTTCAAATGTAGAGCAGAGTGCTGAAAGTATCTATGATTTTACCTATAGCAAGCTTACCGAAGCCCTTTTTGTATTTAATGAAAAAGGGATTTCAATTCTTGATATCCTCAAAGTCGTGTTGATCATTGTTCTAGGATTTATGATCGCTGCATTTTACAAACGGAAGATCGTGAATCTCGCTACGCAACGAGAAAAGATCTCACTTTCATCCGCAAAAGCGATCTCCAATGCCGGCTACTATATTCTTGTATTTATCACTTTGCTTGTTGCACTTAAAAGTATCGGATTGGATCTTTCCAACCTTGGACTGGTTGCAGGGGCACTCTCTATTGGTATCGGTTTTGGTCTCCAAACACTTGTTTCCAATTTTGCGGCGGGGATCATCCTCATGTTTGAGCGTACTATCCGTTTGGGGGATTATATAGAGATCTCTGATACCATCCGTGGTACGGTCAGCGATATGAGAATGCGCTCAACCACCGTCACGACCAATGACAATATTGATGTCGTCATTCCCAACTCCTCTTTTATCCAAAACAATGTCATCAACTGGACATTAGAGAATGATATCAGACGTATACATATCCCTTTCTCTGTTGCGTACGGCACAAGCAATGATAAAGTGGAAAAAGTGATCCTTGAAGAGCTAAGGAACAGTTCTATCAATTATGTGAAAAAAAATGCCAAATATCCTACGCTTATTTGGATGACCGCTATGGGATCAAGTTCAGTAGATTACGAACTTGTTGTCTGGGTCAGAGGACAATCCACCCTAAAACCTGCAGGGACCAAATCGGATTTTCTAAAATTCATTTATGCTACGCTCAACAAACACCATATTGAGATTCCTTTCCCTCAACTGGATCTGCATGTCAAAAAAAATGCATCCAAACAAGAACAAAGTGAACTCAAAAACGACGAGACAGAGTAA
- a CDS encoding NAD(P)/FAD-dependent oxidoreductase, producing MYDIIYIGGGLNYAGAIIAAKKGLKVALVETSLGQLGGACVHKGCIPSKMFLHYANTLRQSKESIFNGSIMLDMQRLSEKKSKIIANITKNITAQCKEVELIEGKGHLIAPHKVEVEGEVYEAEHIVIGTGSSPFIPEGIVYDAKAIITSDDVLELQELPKNIAIYGDGAIGLEMASFFASSGVEVTLISRSGRLLKRSHPLMQSAMEKEMEKLGINHLKNHAVSTAEYTSEGVHVTFDDGTSAYYEQMLVATGRQPNTEVIATDEIRVNRGIETNAFFQTTLAKHYAIGDCNGKLQLAHAARAQALNVTMQILGKNPKKLNHDHVVKFIHTLPMSYATVGENKDSLEKKSIAYKESILTLDHFGGSAFHDSQNGAMIVYADENGLILGAEIMSPDAEEIISSIAMALVGEMSISEASNTIMAHPTFSEVLQRTYARL from the coding sequence ATGTATGATATCATTTATATTGGAGGTGGTCTCAATTATGCCGGTGCGATCATTGCCGCAAAAAAAGGGCTTAAAGTGGCACTGGTTGAAACTTCACTAGGTCAATTAGGCGGTGCTTGTGTACATAAAGGGTGTATCCCCTCTAAAATGTTTCTGCATTATGCAAATACACTGCGTCAAAGCAAAGAAAGTATTTTTAATGGAAGTATTATGCTTGATATGCAACGACTCAGTGAAAAAAAATCCAAAATTATTGCAAATATTACTAAGAATATCACAGCACAATGTAAAGAGGTTGAACTGATTGAAGGTAAAGGGCATCTGATTGCACCTCATAAGGTTGAGGTGGAAGGAGAAGTCTATGAAGCAGAGCATATTGTCATAGGTACCGGATCTTCTCCTTTTATCCCTGAGGGAATAGTATATGATGCAAAGGCCATTATCACAAGTGATGATGTACTTGAACTCCAGGAATTACCTAAAAATATAGCCATTTATGGAGATGGTGCTATTGGGTTGGAGATGGCAAGTTTTTTTGCCTCCTCTGGGGTGGAGGTAACTTTGATCTCACGCAGTGGCAGGCTCTTAAAGAGATCACATCCACTGATGCAAAGTGCCATGGAAAAAGAGATGGAAAAATTGGGTATCAATCACTTGAAAAACCACGCTGTTTCCACTGCTGAATATACTTCGGAGGGTGTACATGTTACATTTGACGATGGCACTTCTGCGTATTATGAACAGATGCTTGTGGCTACAGGACGTCAGCCCAATACGGAGGTGATCGCTACAGATGAGATCAGGGTAAACAGAGGTATTGAAACAAATGCATTTTTTCAAACAACACTTGCCAAACATTATGCCATAGGCGATTGTAACGGTAAACTGCAATTGGCACATGCAGCAAGAGCACAGGCTTTGAATGTAACGATGCAGATACTGGGTAAGAACCCCAAAAAACTTAATCATGACCATGTCGTAAAATTTATCCATACCTTACCGATGAGTTATGCCACTGTAGGAGAAAACAAAGATTCGCTTGAGAAGAAATCCATCGCTTATAAAGAGAGTATTTTGACACTCGATCATTTTGGGGGTTCCGCATTTCATGATTCCCAAAACGGTGCAATGATTGTCTATGCGGATGAAAATGGTTTGATTCTGGGTGCTGAAATCATGTCACCTGATGCGGAAGAGATCATCTCTTCCATAGCTATGGCACTGGTAGGCGAGATGAGTATCTCTGAAGCCAGCAATACCATCATGGCACACCCTACGTTTTCTGAAGTACTGCAAAGAACCTATGCTAGATTATAA